The Daucus carota subsp. sativus chromosome 7, DH1 v3.0, whole genome shotgun sequence genome window below encodes:
- the LOC108193380 gene encoding aspartyl protease family protein At5g10770, producing the protein MSPLMTLLTFTILSFLLNDVAVISSAGVSAADSAVHGEKETLRLSKLEWNYHRISNNHPSLLSLETRTERGAIILEMQHRDNLLKPIRDWNQRLQKHLIDDDIRVRSIQSRIRKRVTGKSQVVSEAEIPITSGVKLQTLNYVVTVNLGGENMTLIADTGSDLTWVQCQPCKSCYDQREPLFNPSVSQSYQSVPCGSSSCNSLQFATGNYGICGTNPPTCQYVVNYGDGSYTRGELARDSLLLGNTPVKDFVFGCGRNNRGLFGGVSGLMGLGRSDLSLVSQTSGTFGGQFSYCLPVTHAQASGSLTLGGDTSVYRNSTPITYTNMVQNPQLSTFYLLNLTGTTIGGVALQSPAFGQGNILIDSGTVITRLPPSIYSAVKAEFLKQFTGYPQAPRFSILDTCFNLSGYDEVNIPTMTMNFEGNAELSVDVQGIFYFVKTDGSQVCLALASLMYEDEIGIIGNYQQKNNRIIYNTAGSTLGFAKETCSFN; encoded by the exons ATGTCTCCACTTATGACCCTCTTAACTTTCACCATCCTGTCATTTCTTTTGAATGATGTTGCAGTGATCAGCAGTGCTGGTGTTAGTGCTGCAGATTCCGCGGTCCACGGAGAAAAGGAAACCCTCCGGTTGAGCAAACTGGAATGGAATTATCACAGGATCAGCAACAACCATCCAAGTTTGTTGTCTCTGGAAACAA GGACAGAGAGAGGGGCAATTATTTTAGAAATGCAGCACAGAGATAACTTGTTAAAGCCTATTCGTGACTGGAACCAAAGGCTTCAAAAGCACCTTATTGATGATGATATCCGTGTTCGTTCAATTCAGTCTCGAATTAGAAAGAGGGTAACTGGTAAATCACAAGTGGTTTCAGAAGCTGAGATTCCCATCACTTCTGGTGTCAAGCTTCAGACTTTAAATTATGTTGTTACAGTTAATTTGGGTGGTGAAAACATGACTCTGATTGCGGACACGGGGAGTGACCTGACATGGGTTCAATGCCAGCCTTGCAAATCATGTTATGATCAACGAGAGCCTCTCTTCAACCCCTCTGTATCTCAGTCATATCAGTCGGTTCCTTGTGGTTCCTCCAGCTGTAACTCCCTACAATTTGCCACGGGAAATTATGGGATATGTGGAACCAATCCTCCAACATGTCAATACGTTGTCAACTATGGTGATGGTTCATACACTCGTGGAGAGCTTGCCCGTGACAGCCTCCTCCTTGGAAACACACCGGTTAAAGATTTTGTATTTGGCTGTGGACGGAACAATAGAGGCCTGTTTGGAGGAGTTTCAGGTCTTATGGGTCTTGGAAGGAGTGATCTTTCATTGGTTTCTCAAACTTCTGGTACATTTGGAGGACAGTTTTCCTACTGTCTGCCTGTAACACATGCTCAGGCGTCGGGCTCACTAACTCTAGGCGGGGATACTTCAGTTTACAGGAATTCTACACCGATTACTTACACTAATATGGTTCAAAACCCGCAGCTCTCAACTTTCTATCTAttaaatcttactggaactactaTAGGCGGGGTAGCTTTACAGTCTCCAGCTTTTGGTCAAGGTAACATACTGATTGATTCAGGGACAGTGATTACGAGACTCCCTCCATCGATTTATAGTGCTGTGAAGGCTGAGTTTCTCAAGCAATTCACAGGGTATCCTCAGGCGCCAAGATTCTCAATATTAGACACTTGCTTTAACCTTTCTGGATATGACGAAGTTAACATTCCTACGATGACTATGAATTTTGAAGGCAATGCTGAGTTATCTGTGGATGTGCAAGGGATTTTCTATTTTGTAAAGACGGATGGATCTCAAGTCTGTTTGGCCCTCGCAAGCCTCATGTATGAAGATGAGATTGGGATTATAGGAAATTACCAGCAAAAGAACAATAGGATTATATACAACACTGCCGGGTCGACACTGGGTTTTGCAAAAGAAACTTGCAGTTTCAATTAG